A genome region from Acidobacteriota bacterium includes the following:
- a CDS encoding DUF2158 domain-containing protein — MDQQFKKGDVVRLKSGGPKMTVTSIIQDDGSLECTWFPVLAAEKPSWYAFDKDALEIAH, encoded by the coding sequence ATGGATCAACAGTTCAAGAAGGGCGACGTCGTGAGACTCAAATCGGGCGGCCCTAAAATGACCGTTACCAGTATCATTCAGGATGATGGTTCTCTCGAATGCACTTGGTTCCCTGTCCTGGCGGCAGAGAAGCCTTCCTGGTATGCCTTCGACAAGGACGCTCTAGAGATAGCCCATTAA
- a CDS encoding helix-turn-helix domain-containing protein gives MPARRWISTRECAELLGLSIAGVRKMISRGEIPAVHLGRTVRVDGRELERRLDAQLAKTGR, from the coding sequence GTGCCGGCGCGTCGATGGATCTCAACGCGCGAGTGCGCCGAGCTCCTGGGCCTCAGTATCGCCGGCGTCCGGAAGATGATCTCCCGCGGCGAGATCCCGGCCGTCCATCTCGGTCGGACCGTCCGCGTCGATGGTCGTGAGCTCGAGCGGCGCCTGGACGCGCAGCTGGCGAAGACGGGCCGGTGA
- a CDS encoding cation:proton antiporter, which translates to MSLYVFGEFVIVLAASVLIITLSQKLRLPPVVGLLLTGVLIGPGGFSLVKNTATVDVLAEIGVVMLLFTVGLEFEPARLKRIQRDFWFGGGLQVSLTTMAAVVILALLRVPVREAVFYGFLISLSSTAVALKILADRGETDSPQGRISLGVLIFQDLAVVPMIAMVPVLANAGRVSLGAIGLRLGLSGLAIAAAFGLARFLMPGLLQLIVRLRSHEVFLLATLVIVLGMAWLTSSLGLSLALGAFLAGVILAESDYSHQVVSDILPFKILFNSLFFISVGMLLDVGAAWRFRTLVLVLVAAVLAVKFAVVVLTVGLLGYGSRIAVLTGLALAQVGEFSFVLAGVGRANGLLAGDAYQAFVASSILTIMATPFLIQAGPLLAGRGEKALCWKRRAVNEAAGPGRGLAGHVIIAGYGLNGRNLAHVLKEAGVGYVIIELNPVTVREAGGAGEKVLFGDVSSPTILGEAGARRARGIVFAISDPNVTRHGVNAARALNPDMFIIVRTRYAAEIDDLLKLGADDVIPEEFETSIEIFTRVLEKYHVPRNIVEAQVKVLRGECYGMLRGACSAVRPVAERISDLLAAGTAETYFVGSGSWPAGKTLKAIDLRSQTGATVLAVVRGEESFTSPGADFEILEQDTLVLVASHQDIDRAFAYLAAGVPGGPSAVTGGRA; encoded by the coding sequence ATGTCGCTCTATGTTTTCGGCGAATTCGTCATCGTCCTGGCCGCGTCGGTCCTGATCATCACCCTGTCGCAGAAGCTGCGGCTGCCGCCGGTCGTCGGCCTGCTCCTGACCGGCGTCCTCATCGGCCCGGGCGGCTTCTCGCTCGTGAAGAACACCGCGACCGTCGACGTCCTGGCCGAGATCGGCGTCGTCATGCTCCTGTTCACGGTCGGCCTCGAGTTCGAGCCGGCCCGGCTCAAGCGGATACAGCGGGATTTCTGGTTCGGGGGCGGGCTCCAGGTTTCTCTGACCACGATGGCCGCGGTCGTCATCCTGGCCCTGCTCCGGGTGCCGGTCCGGGAGGCCGTCTTCTACGGCTTCCTGATCTCCCTGAGCAGCACGGCCGTGGCCCTGAAGATCCTGGCCGATCGCGGTGAGACCGACTCGCCGCAGGGCCGGATCTCGCTCGGCGTCCTGATCTTCCAGGACCTGGCCGTCGTGCCCATGATCGCCATGGTGCCTGTCCTGGCCAACGCCGGCCGGGTATCGCTCGGCGCCATCGGCCTGCGCCTCGGCCTGAGCGGCCTGGCCATCGCGGCGGCCTTCGGGCTGGCCCGCTTCCTCATGCCCGGCCTCCTTCAGCTCATCGTCCGCCTGCGCAGCCACGAGGTCTTCCTGCTGGCGACGCTGGTCATCGTCCTCGGCATGGCCTGGCTGACCTCGTCGCTCGGCCTGTCGCTCGCGCTCGGCGCGTTCCTGGCCGGCGTCATCCTGGCCGAATCGGATTACAGCCACCAGGTCGTCTCCGACATCCTGCCCTTCAAGATCCTGTTCAACAGCCTGTTCTTCATCTCCGTCGGCATGCTGCTCGACGTCGGCGCGGCCTGGAGGTTCAGGACGCTCGTCCTCGTCCTGGTCGCGGCCGTCTTGGCCGTCAAGTTCGCCGTCGTCGTCCTGACCGTCGGCCTTCTCGGCTACGGCTCCCGGATCGCCGTGCTGACGGGCCTGGCGCTGGCCCAGGTCGGGGAGTTCTCGTTCGTTCTGGCCGGGGTCGGCCGGGCCAACGGCCTTCTCGCCGGCGACGCCTACCAGGCCTTCGTCGCGTCGTCCATCCTGACCATCATGGCGACGCCGTTCCTCATCCAGGCCGGCCCGCTGCTGGCCGGGCGGGGGGAGAAGGCGCTGTGCTGGAAGCGGCGGGCCGTCAACGAAGCGGCCGGGCCTGGCCGCGGCCTGGCTGGCCACGTCATCATCGCCGGCTACGGCCTCAACGGCCGGAACCTGGCCCATGTCCTCAAGGAGGCCGGGGTCGGCTACGTCATCATCGAGCTCAACCCCGTGACGGTCCGTGAAGCCGGCGGCGCCGGCGAGAAGGTCCTCTTCGGCGACGTCTCGAGCCCGACCATCCTCGGGGAGGCGGGAGCCCGGCGGGCCCGGGGGATCGTCTTCGCCATCTCCGACCCCAACGTGACCCGCCACGGCGTCAACGCGGCCCGGGCGCTCAACCCCGATATGTTCATCATCGTCCGGACGCGCTACGCGGCGGAGATCGATGATCTCCTGAAGCTCGGCGCGGACGACGTCATCCCCGAGGAGTTCGAGACCTCGATCGAGATCTTCACCCGGGTGCTCGAGAAGTACCACGTTCCCCGCAACATCGTCGAGGCCCAGGTCAAGGTCCTGCGCGGCGAATGCTACGGCATGCTGCGGGGCGCCTGCAGCGCCGTCCGGCCGGTGGCCGAGAGGATATCGGACCTTCTCGCCGCGGGCACGGCCGAAACCTATTTTGTCGGCAGCGGGTCCTGGCCGGCCGGGAAGACGCTTAAGGCCATCGACCTGCGGAGCCAGACCGGGGCCACGGTCCTGGCCGTCGTCCGGGGAGAAGAATCGTTCACCAGTCCTGGGGCCGATTTCGAGATCCTCGAGCAGGACACGCTCGTTCTCGTGGCCAGCCACCAGGATATCGACCGGGCCTTCGCCTACCTGGCGGCCGGGGTCCCGGGCGGGCCCTCCGCCGTGACGGGCGGGCGCGCTTGA
- a CDS encoding porin family protein: protein MRRWVFVCLVAAFLGTFVPQSFGAGVGFKLGFSLSRLTQTEPDSPALDWNGIPFASVGLAFERRWGHLSIQPEALFVRMGGKYVIDPANSLENRFDYIQVPALVKFSALPRGHVDPFVCGGGYGSFLVKARGVLEVGGEKTKADVIDNYRRFDYGLVAGAGLTFRYPGLAVALEARYCHGLANIIRDPAPGDSLKNRTLMALVTIVY from the coding sequence ATGAGAAGATGGGTTTTCGTCTGCCTTGTCGCGGCCTTCTTAGGCACTTTCGTCCCCCAGAGCTTCGGCGCCGGGGTCGGCTTCAAGCTCGGGTTCTCCCTATCGAGACTCACCCAGACGGAGCCCGATTCTCCAGCCCTCGATTGGAACGGCATCCCCTTTGCCTCCGTCGGCCTGGCTTTCGAGCGCCGTTGGGGACATCTCTCGATCCAGCCCGAGGCTCTCTTCGTGCGCATGGGCGGCAAGTACGTCATCGACCCCGCCAACAGTCTCGAGAACCGGTTCGACTATATCCAGGTCCCCGCGCTTGTAAAATTCAGCGCCCTTCCCCGGGGGCACGTGGATCCGTTCGTCTGCGGCGGCGGCTACGGCTCTTTCCTGGTCAAGGCCCGGGGGGTCCTCGAGGTCGGCGGCGAGAAGACGAAGGCGGACGTGATCGACAATTACAGGCGGTTCGATTACGGCCTCGTCGCCGGCGCCGGGCTGACCTTCCGCTACCCGGGGCTGGCCGTCGCGCTTGAAGCCCGCTACTGCCATGGCTTGGCCAACATCATCAGGGACCCGGCCCCGGGAGACTCACTGAAGAACCGGACCCTGATGGCTCTCGTCACCATCGTCTACTGA
- a CDS encoding nucleoside monophosphate kinase, with protein sequence MPPAAPPGPWPALVLVGPTGAGKTPLGDELERRGFRGRRCAHFDFGARLRALADQPDGESGLTSREAAAVRDSLATGALFEDRDLPMIVRILRRFAAERLRAPGDLLVLNGLPRHPGQAEALAGLVAVELVVSLEADAAVIRERLRLDPGRDRAGRTDDGLGAVSRRLEIFHERTAPLIAFYRGRGVPALTIAVAASTSAAEMHRALAAGAP encoded by the coding sequence ATGCCGCCCGCCGCACCGCCCGGGCCCTGGCCGGCCCTGGTGCTGGTCGGCCCGACCGGCGCGGGCAAGACGCCTCTCGGCGACGAACTCGAGCGGCGGGGCTTCCGGGGCCGGCGGTGCGCCCATTTCGATTTCGGGGCCCGGCTCAGGGCCCTGGCCGATCAGCCGGACGGGGAGAGCGGCCTGACCTCCCGGGAAGCGGCGGCCGTTCGTGATTCGCTGGCCACGGGCGCGTTGTTCGAGGACCGGGACCTGCCGATGATCGTCAGGATCCTGAGGCGGTTCGCGGCGGAGCGCCTGAGGGCGCCCGGCGATCTCCTTGTCCTCAACGGCCTGCCGCGGCATCCGGGCCAGGCCGAGGCCCTGGCCGGTCTCGTCGCCGTCGAGCTCGTCGTTTCGCTCGAGGCGGACGCGGCGGTCATCCGCGAGAGGCTCCGTCTCGATCCCGGCCGGGACAGGGCCGGCCGGACCGATGACGGCCTCGGGGCCGTGAGCCGGCGCCTGGAGATCTTCCACGAACGGACCGCGCCCCTCATCGCTTTTTATCGCGGCAGGGGAGTGCCGGCGCTGACGATCGCGGTCGCTGCCTCTACGAGCGCCGCGGAGATGCACCGGGCCCTGGCCGCCGGCGCGCCGTGA
- a CDS encoding C69 family dipeptidase: MRKTRFQRIIGRGLMLSVVLLGLMASAIAQKPEAPLVPAAQARIEEPDGCTSIQVGRLATVDGSVITCHTCDGGYRQWVNIVPRQTWPDKTMNKIYSGKMHTETPADLQGIVQTGEIPQVPETYRFLNTAYPSLNEMGLAIGETTIGGRRELVNNEGIFMIEELERIALERCRTAREAIKLIGELAKQYGYGDDGECITIADGKEVWQLEIMGAGPLEKGAVWAAVRIPDDHVGISANIPRIAEIDLKNPDRYMASENVFQLAQDMGWWDPKGGKPFKFWEAYNGRRPFSTREFFVLSTLAPSLKLSMDMPELPFSVKPEKKLSVRDVLALYRNPYEGTDLDMTKNMPLFPQMQRRRPGEAPPAQPAAPAKNVPSNIVSAWMPRDIMAIVNSLKPGTIVPQRTIPISGCAYATVLQVRGWLPPAVGAICWFSFDNPAMSVRIPIFAGTTELPPSYEICAQHNFRLDSAAWAFRRANRLATLKWGQTRKTIDGVIAEFEDKAFADLPGIEKKVQEILASKAPDKEPFTVERYLTKYTNDMARAAVQKYLELGDKFWMLIAMSL; the protein is encoded by the coding sequence TTGAGGAAAACGCGTTTCCAGCGGATCATAGGCCGCGGGCTCATGCTCTCGGTCGTTCTTTTGGGCCTCATGGCGTCGGCCATCGCCCAGAAGCCCGAGGCGCCGCTCGTCCCGGCCGCCCAGGCCCGGATCGAGGAGCCGGACGGCTGCACGTCGATCCAGGTCGGACGGCTGGCCACGGTCGACGGCTCGGTCATCACCTGCCATACGTGCGACGGCGGCTATCGGCAGTGGGTCAACATCGTGCCCCGCCAGACCTGGCCGGACAAGACCATGAACAAGATCTACTCCGGCAAGATGCACACCGAGACGCCGGCCGACCTGCAGGGCATCGTCCAGACGGGCGAGATCCCCCAGGTCCCCGAGACCTATCGCTTCCTGAACACGGCCTATCCTTCGCTCAACGAGATGGGCCTGGCCATCGGCGAAACGACCATCGGCGGCCGCCGCGAGCTGGTCAACAACGAAGGCATCTTCATGATCGAGGAACTCGAGCGGATCGCCCTCGAGCGCTGCCGGACGGCCCGGGAGGCCATCAAGCTCATCGGCGAGCTGGCCAAGCAGTACGGCTACGGCGACGACGGCGAGTGCATCACTATCGCCGACGGCAAGGAGGTCTGGCAGCTCGAGATCATGGGCGCCGGGCCGCTCGAGAAGGGCGCCGTCTGGGCGGCCGTCCGCATCCCGGACGACCACGTCGGCATCTCGGCCAACATCCCCCGCATCGCCGAGATCGACCTGAAGAACCCCGACCGCTACATGGCCTCGGAGAACGTCTTCCAGCTGGCCCAGGACATGGGCTGGTGGGACCCCAAGGGCGGCAAGCCGTTCAAGTTCTGGGAGGCCTACAACGGGCGCCGGCCGTTCTCGACCCGCGAGTTCTTCGTCCTCAGCACCCTGGCCCCCTCGCTCAAGCTGAGCATGGACATGCCCGAGCTGCCCTTCTCGGTCAAACCCGAGAAGAAGCTCTCGGTCCGCGACGTCCTGGCCCTCTACCGGAATCCCTATGAGGGCACGGACCTCGATATGACGAAGAACATGCCCCTCTTCCCGCAGATGCAGCGCCGCCGGCCGGGCGAGGCCCCGCCGGCGCAGCCGGCCGCCCCGGCGAAGAACGTCCCGAGCAACATCGTCAGCGCCTGGATGCCCCGGGATATCATGGCCATCGTCAACAGCCTCAAGCCGGGCACGATCGTACCGCAGCGGACCATCCCCATCTCCGGCTGCGCCTACGCCACCGTCCTCCAGGTCCGCGGCTGGCTGCCGCCCGCCGTCGGCGCGATCTGCTGGTTCAGCTTCGACAACCCGGCCATGAGCGTCCGCATCCCCATCTTCGCCGGCACGACGGAGCTGCCTCCTTCCTACGAGATCTGCGCCCAGCACAACTTCCGACTGGATTCGGCGGCCTGGGCCTTCCGCCGGGCCAATCGCCTAGCGACGCTGAAGTGGGGGCAGACCCGCAAGACGATCGACGGCGTCATCGCGGAGTTCGAGGACAAGGCCTTCGCGGACCTGCCGGGGATCGAGAAGAAGGTCCAGGAGATACTGGCCAGCAAGGCCCCGGACAAGGAGCCGTTCACGGTCGAGCGCTACCTGACCAAGTACACGAACGACATGGCCCGGGCGGCCGTTCAGAAGTACCTGGAGCTCGGCGACAAGTTCTGGATGCTGATCGCCATGTCCCTGTAA
- a CDS encoding helix-turn-helix transcriptional regulator has translation MNGQVIRALRRQRDLRQVDVAQAAEVDPGLISRIEHNLVRDTPAVAAAKTRILKALGMCPPEVEK, from the coding sequence ATGAATGGTCAGGTCATCAGGGCTCTTCGGCGGCAAAGGGATCTCCGCCAGGTCGATGTGGCCCAAGCTGCCGAGGTTGACCCGGGCCTCATCAGCCGCATCGAGCACAACCTGGTCCGCGACACGCCAGCCGTCGCCGCGGCAAAGACGAGGATCCTGAAGGCCCTCGGCATGTGCCCGCCCGAGGTCGAGAAGTGA
- a CDS encoding Gfo/Idh/MocA family oxidoreductase yields the protein MSTIKIGLVGTGYIGLVHLEMLRRLGGVEVVAVADANRDLARAAAEKFSIAKVYGGADELIADPAVEVVHDCAPNNVHFDINAKAIRAGKEVLSEKPLALDARESGRLLELAQAHGALTGIDFCYRYYPVVQEAAARVRRGDLGEVRAFTGHFLQDWLFFETDYTWRLDPEVAGKANVVADLGSHWFDLVQFITGQRIVEVMAELHTCLPKRRRPKGGVLSFGAGAAGGSEEVAITLDDYASVFLRLANGARGNFTTCQAAAGRKVDLEIQVFGSKESCAWSHVHPNALWIGHREKANEIFYESAQMQAEETRRYALLPTGHPIGYHDAVFNLFRDYYEALAAKREGKAYKATFPDFRTGHEMMRVIDATVSSSQAGRWARVKE from the coding sequence ATGTCAACGATCAAGATCGGCCTTGTCGGGACGGGATATATCGGGCTCGTCCATCTTGAGATGCTGCGGCGCCTCGGCGGCGTCGAGGTCGTCGCGGTCGCCGACGCGAACAGAGACCTGGCGCGGGCGGCGGCGGAGAAGTTCTCGATCGCCAAGGTCTACGGCGGCGCCGACGAGCTGATCGCCGATCCGGCGGTCGAGGTCGTCCACGACTGCGCCCCGAACAACGTCCACTTCGACATCAACGCCAAGGCCATCCGGGCCGGCAAGGAGGTCCTGTCGGAGAAGCCGCTGGCCCTCGACGCGCGGGAATCCGGCCGGCTCCTGGAGCTGGCGCAGGCGCACGGCGCCCTGACCGGGATCGACTTCTGCTACCGGTATTATCCCGTCGTCCAGGAGGCGGCGGCCAGGGTCAGGCGCGGGGACCTGGGCGAGGTGCGGGCCTTCACCGGCCACTTCCTCCAGGATTGGCTCTTCTTCGAGACGGACTACACCTGGCGCCTCGACCCCGAGGTGGCGGGGAAGGCCAACGTCGTCGCCGACCTCGGCAGCCACTGGTTCGACCTCGTCCAGTTCATCACCGGGCAGAGGATAGTTGAGGTCATGGCCGAGCTCCACACCTGCCTGCCGAAGAGGCGCCGGCCCAAGGGCGGGGTCCTGTCGTTCGGGGCGGGCGCGGCCGGGGGATCCGAGGAGGTGGCCATCACGCTCGACGACTACGCCTCGGTCTTCCTCAGGCTGGCCAACGGGGCCCGGGGGAACTTCACGACCTGCCAGGCCGCCGCCGGCCGCAAGGTCGATCTCGAGATCCAGGTCTTCGGATCGAAGGAATCCTGCGCCTGGAGCCATGTCCACCCCAACGCGCTCTGGATCGGCCATCGGGAGAAGGCCAACGAGATCTTCTACGAATCCGCGCAGATGCAGGCCGAGGAGACGCGCCGTTACGCCCTCCTGCCGACGGGCCATCCCATCGGCTACCACGACGCGGTCTTCAACCTCTTCCGGGATTATTACGAGGCGCTGGCGGCCAAGCGCGAAGGGAAGGCGTACAAGGCGACCTTCCCCGATTTCCGGACGGGCCACGAGATGATGCGCGTCATCGACGCCACGGTCTCATCGAGCCAGGCCGGGCGCTGGGCCCGGGTCAAGGAGTAG
- a CDS encoding porin family protein, with translation MKKSLIACLAALCLAAVLPQTLSAGIGFKGGLSLAKCAIEPVDSVPFPIQNLTGPVGGVFFGAGLGPLSFQTEILYARMGMKGEYSGATIEYRADYIQVPLLLKVRVIPAGPVRPIVYAGGYGSYLLKAKGIMTSPTASDSEDITDTFQRYDYGVVGGAGLEFKLPGIMLSLEGRYNYGLANIIKDPGESDSAKNRSMMVLVGIGF, from the coding sequence ATGAAGAAGTCCCTGATCGCTTGCCTGGCCGCCCTGTGCCTGGCCGCCGTTCTGCCCCAGACCCTGTCCGCCGGCATCGGCTTCAAGGGCGGGCTGTCGCTCGCCAAGTGCGCCATCGAACCCGTGGACAGCGTTCCCTTCCCGATCCAGAACCTGACCGGCCCGGTCGGCGGCGTCTTCTTCGGCGCCGGGCTCGGGCCGCTGTCCTTCCAGACGGAGATCCTCTACGCCCGGATGGGCATGAAGGGCGAGTACTCGGGGGCCACGATCGAGTACCGCGCCGACTACATCCAGGTGCCCCTGCTGCTCAAGGTCCGGGTCATCCCGGCCGGCCCCGTGCGGCCCATCGTCTACGCGGGCGGCTACGGGTCCTACCTGCTCAAGGCCAAGGGAATCATGACCTCTCCCACGGCCTCGGACTCCGAGGACATCACCGACACGTTCCAGAGGTATGACTACGGCGTCGTCGGCGGCGCCGGTCTCGAGTTCAAGCTCCCCGGCATCATGCTGTCGCTCGAAGGCCGCTACAATTACGGCCTGGCCAATATCATCAAGGATCCCGGCGAAAGCGATTCGGCCAAGAACCGGTCCATGATGGTCCTGGTCGGCATCGGCTTCTGA
- a CDS encoding helix-turn-helix domain-containing protein: MEREYLNKKDLQGYLKISSATVDRLMKEGLPHVKLRRRVLFRVDLIDRWLEDRMKQQQKRRRS, encoded by the coding sequence ATGGAAAGGGAGTACCTGAACAAGAAGGATCTACAGGGCTACCTGAAGATCAGCTCGGCGACGGTCGACCGGCTGATGAAGGAAGGACTCCCGCACGTGAAGCTCAGACGCCGGGTCCTATTCCGGGTGGACCTGATCGACCGCTGGCTTGAGGACCGGATGAAACAGCAGCAAAAGCGGCGCCGATCTTGA